In Bacteroidales bacterium, one genomic interval encodes:
- a CDS encoding antitoxin Xre/MbcA/ParS toxin-binding domain-containing protein codes for MRKVKVIKQTEEQGAVTFKRKKQQHLSTIMFIERNEKPEMQMTAFEKMERAKSGLGKNELNRLKERTDLDYEKLSKALAVTKATLIRKKGDQKYSPAISERMISLADIYSYGFTVFEDEEKFKNWMFRPVRALGGKTPYDVIDNQFGREEVRSLIGRIEQGVYS; via the coding sequence ATGCGCAAGGTAAAAGTAATCAAACAAACTGAAGAACAGGGCGCTGTCACTTTTAAACGCAAAAAACAACAGCATCTGAGTACCATCATGTTTATTGAAAGAAATGAAAAACCTGAAATGCAGATGACGGCTTTTGAGAAAATGGAAAGGGCGAAATCGGGATTGGGAAAAAACGAGTTAAACAGGCTGAAGGAAAGAACGGACCTGGATTATGAAAAGCTTTCAAAAGCCCTTGCCGTAACTAAAGCAACGCTTATCAGGAAAAAAGGGGACCAGAAATACAGTCCGGCCATCAGTGAGAGAATGATCAGTCTGGCTGATATATATTCCTATGGGTTTACAGTTTTTGAGGATGAAGAGAAATTCAAAAACTGGATGTTCAGACCTGTCAGGGCTCTTGGCGGAAAAACTCCCTATGATGTAATTGATAATCAGTTTGGCAGAGAGGAAGTAAGGAGCCTGATCGGCAGGATTGAACAAGGCGTTTATTCCTAG
- a CDS encoding RES family NAD+ phosphorylase codes for MIVYRISKTRFSRDLSGEGARLFGGRWNEILTPCVYTSESRALALLEYTVNVNIEDIPRGLAITSIEIPDEGIHDVNLKDLPGDWMKVPAPSSTKEFGTRFLKSQIKPVLKIPSTIILNEFNYILNPLHPDSKSFRIVSTEDFIYDVRIKLI; via the coding sequence ATGATTGTATACAGAATAAGCAAGACCAGGTTTTCACGGGATTTGTCCGGTGAAGGAGCCCGCCTGTTTGGCGGAAGATGGAATGAGATTTTGACGCCCTGTGTGTATACATCCGAAAGCCGTGCCCTTGCGCTTCTTGAATATACGGTTAATGTAAATATAGAAGATATTCCAAGGGGATTAGCTATCACTTCCATTGAAATTCCTGATGAAGGGATTCATGATGTGAACTTGAAAGATCTGCCCGGTGACTGGATGAAAGTGCCTGCTCCATCGTCGACAAAAGAATTCGGAACCCGTTTCCTTAAAAGTCAGATCAAACCGGTTCTTAAAATACCTTCTACTATTATTCTAAATGAATTCAACTACATATTGAATCCTTTACATCCTGACAGCAAAAGCTTTAGAATAGTATCGACAGAGGATTTTATATATGATGTACGGATTAAATTAATCTGA